One stretch of Flavobacterium sp. 9 DNA includes these proteins:
- a CDS encoding discoidin domain-containing protein has product MKLNFICLLSLILMTGFQSCSKDDVAGSKPNSQESNFNYTSEKAHNLNVVYFIPNDVTEPADYHRRISEILLNLQVFYSIEMQRNGYGNKTFGLLKDDAKKRIKLIVVRGSQGKSAYPYNGGADAMITDINNYKATHATEFTSDHYLVITPVTMDQNGNAEGEGVPFYGLGKFCFALDYANQDIKYLGVGGKSGEIATKWIGGMVHELGHGLNLPHNRQKFSSETTLGMALMWAGNSTWGISKTFLTAADCAVLNVNQIFNNDNNAYYGTSTASISEIHANYDTGKGAIIVSGKYSSSLAVKDVLFFNDPNVNNEGTGVNRDYNAIAWTSKPVNSNSFYIEMPISDLEFKTDNIPYELKVKLVQENGNVIETIYSYTFLNGKPVLNFSTRNEISKQGWSVTSFSSEETSGEPAPNGLATNLIDGNAATYWHSNWSGTAANYPHQFVIDMGGNKIANGLTITQRSGLQRAIKNAELFTSLDGVNFTSAGTYVFANTNGAQYFDFAAPKTFRYFKIVASTSWDGEPFAALGEIGMY; this is encoded by the coding sequence ATGAAACTAAATTTTATTTGTTTATTGTCCTTAATTCTTATGACCGGTTTTCAGTCTTGTTCTAAGGACGATGTGGCTGGTTCCAAACCAAATTCTCAGGAATCAAATTTTAATTACACCAGTGAAAAGGCACACAATCTTAATGTTGTTTATTTTATTCCAAATGATGTAACCGAGCCTGCTGATTATCATCGTCGAATAAGTGAAATACTTTTAAATCTGCAAGTTTTTTATAGTATAGAAATGCAGCGCAACGGTTATGGAAATAAAACTTTTGGACTGTTAAAAGATGATGCCAAAAAAAGAATTAAACTGATTGTAGTAAGAGGAAGTCAGGGAAAATCAGCATATCCTTATAATGGCGGAGCCGATGCTATGATAACCGACATCAATAATTATAAAGCAACACATGCAACTGAGTTTACTTCAGATCATTATTTGGTGATAACACCAGTTACAATGGATCAAAATGGCAATGCTGAGGGCGAAGGTGTTCCTTTTTACGGGCTGGGTAAGTTTTGTTTTGCACTTGACTATGCCAATCAGGATATAAAATATTTAGGAGTTGGCGGAAAATCAGGCGAAATAGCCACCAAATGGATTGGCGGTATGGTACATGAACTCGGCCACGGATTAAATTTACCTCATAATCGTCAAAAATTTTCATCTGAAACAACATTGGGTATGGCATTAATGTGGGCAGGTAATAGCACTTGGGGTATTTCCAAGACATTTCTAACTGCCGCAGATTGTGCCGTTCTGAATGTAAACCAGATTTTTAATAATGATAACAATGCCTATTATGGAACAAGTACTGCTTCTATTTCAGAAATACATGCCAACTATGATACTGGTAAAGGAGCAATTATTGTTTCAGGAAAATACAGCAGTTCTTTAGCAGTTAAAGATGTTTTGTTTTTTAATGATCCTAATGTAAATAATGAAGGAACAGGTGTGAACAGGGATTATAATGCTATTGCCTGGACATCAAAACCTGTCAATTCCAATAGCTTTTACATTGAAATGCCGATTTCGGATTTGGAATTTAAAACGGATAATATACCTTATGAATTAAAAGTGAAGCTTGTGCAAGAGAACGGTAATGTAATAGAAACTATTTATTCCTATACTTTTTTGAACGGCAAACCAGTTTTGAATTTTAGTACCAGAAACGAAATCAGTAAGCAAGGATGGAGTGTTACTTCTTTCAGCTCAGAGGAAACTAGTGGTGAACCTGCTCCAAACGGACTGGCTACAAATTTGATCGACGGCAATGCTGCTACCTATTGGCATTCTAATTGGTCCGGCACTGCGGCGAATTATCCTCATCAATTTGTAATTGATATGGGCGGCAATAAAATAGCCAATGGTTTAACAATTACCCAAAGATCAGGCTTACAACGTGCCATAAAAAATGCGGAACTCTTTACCAGTCTTGACGGAGTCAATTTCACTTCTGCCGGAACTTATGTGTTTGCCAACACAAATGGTGCACAGTATTTTGATTTTGCTGCGCCAAAAACCTTCAGATACTTCAAAATAGTTGCGAGCACATCTTGGGATGGCGAACCATTTGCTGCCCTTGGAGAAATAGGAATGTATTAA